A DNA window from Buttiauxella agrestis contains the following coding sequences:
- the arsH gene encoding arsenical resistance protein ArsH codes for MKTFPALDTDCFDATIAERIGGSAISPRFLILYGSVRQRSFSRFSAEEAGRLLTEMGAEVKIFNPSGLPLPDDAPETHPKVQELRSLVRWCDGMVWSSPERHGAMSSILKAQIDWIPLTEGAIRPSQGKTLAVMQVCGGSQSFNAVNQMRVLGRWMRMFTIPNQSSVAKAWQEFDDDGRMKPSSYYDRIVDVMEELFKITLILKGHTEYLADRYSERKENHEQLSARVNQQKI; via the coding sequence ATGAAGACATTCCCTGCCCTTGATACTGATTGCTTTGATGCAACCATAGCTGAAAGGATCGGAGGTTCAGCTATCTCTCCTCGCTTTCTCATCCTTTACGGCTCAGTACGTCAGCGATCATTTAGTCGATTTAGTGCCGAAGAAGCCGGGCGATTGCTTACGGAAATGGGGGCTGAGGTGAAAATCTTTAATCCATCAGGTTTACCACTTCCTGATGATGCACCAGAAACTCACCCAAAGGTGCAGGAGCTACGGAGCCTGGTTCGATGGTGTGATGGTATGGTGTGGAGTTCTCCAGAAAGGCACGGTGCGATGAGTAGCATTCTGAAAGCCCAAATAGACTGGATTCCTTTAACAGAAGGAGCGATCCGCCCTTCTCAAGGAAAAACTCTGGCAGTGATGCAGGTTTGTGGCGGCTCTCAATCATTTAATGCCGTTAATCAGATGCGTGTCCTTGGGCGCTGGATGAGGATGTTTACTATCCCTAACCAATCATCGGTGGCAAAAGCCTGGCAAGAGTTTGATGATGATGGACGAATGAAACCATCTTCTTATTACGACCGCATTGTTGATGTGATGGAGGAACTATTCAAAATCACACTGATTTTGAAAGGCCACACTGAGTACCTTGCAGATCGTTATAGCGAAAGAAAAGAAAACCACGAGCAACTCTCCGCCCGAGTGAATCAACAAAAAATTTAA
- a CDS encoding metalloregulator ArsR/SmtB family transcription factor, producing the protein MLPVQLFKLLADETRTTIILLLREAGELCVCELCSVTNQSQPKVSRHIALLRDAGLVLDRREGKWIYYRLSPHMPAWAASIIDTAWSSQRDEVRQSLNNVNTAVCG; encoded by the coding sequence ATGTTACCTGTTCAACTTTTCAAGCTACTTGCAGACGAGACACGCACGACGATTATTCTGTTACTGCGTGAGGCTGGGGAACTTTGTGTTTGCGAGCTATGTTCGGTCACTAACCAATCTCAGCCAAAGGTTTCAAGGCACATAGCTTTGCTACGAGATGCCGGACTGGTGCTGGATCGCCGTGAAGGAAAATGGATTTATTATCGACTTTCACCACACATGCCAGCATGGGCGGCTTCAATCATCGACACAGCCTGGAGTAGCCAGCGCGATGAAGTACGACAATCTTTGAATAACGTAAACACCGCTGTTTGCGGATGA
- a CDS encoding arsenic transporter produces MLLAGAIFVLTIVFVIWQPRGLSIGWTASIGAVLALVTGVIQINDIPVVWHIVWNATAAFIAVIIISLLLDESGFFEWCALHVARWGNGHGRLLFTYIVLLGAAVAALFANDGAALILTPIVIAMLLALGFSKGTTLAFVMAAGFIADTASLPLIVSNLVNIVSADFFKLGFSDYASVMVPVDFAAIAATLAVLHLFFRKDIPAVYELSRLKAPAEAIKDPATFRTGWIVLLLLLIGFFVLEPLGIPVSAIAAVGALILFLVAKRGHSINTGKVLRGAPWQIVVFSLGMYLVVYGLRNAGLTEHLSGVLNQFADRGLWAATLGTGFLSAFLSSIMNNMPTVLIGALSIDGSTASGVIKEAMIYANVIGCDLGPKITPIGSLATLLWLHVLDQKSIKISWGYYFRVGVIMTLPVLFVTLSALVLRLSFSL; encoded by the coding sequence ATGTTATTGGCAGGAGCAATCTTCGTACTAACCATTGTCTTTGTTATTTGGCAACCTCGCGGCCTTAGTATTGGCTGGACTGCCTCAATTGGTGCGGTGCTGGCTTTAGTTACGGGGGTTATACAGATAAATGACATCCCGGTTGTATGGCACATTGTCTGGAATGCTACCGCAGCTTTTATCGCGGTTATCATCATCAGCTTACTGCTTGATGAGTCTGGCTTCTTTGAATGGTGCGCTTTACATGTTGCCCGGTGGGGTAATGGACATGGGCGGCTGCTATTCACTTATATAGTGTTACTGGGGGCGGCTGTTGCTGCTCTGTTTGCTAATGATGGCGCAGCGCTGATTCTTACGCCGATTGTCATTGCTATGCTATTGGCGCTGGGATTCAGTAAAGGAACAACGCTGGCTTTCGTTATGGCAGCGGGGTTTATTGCTGATACGGCAAGTTTACCGCTGATCGTATCTAATCTTGTGAATATTGTTTCTGCTGACTTCTTCAAACTGGGGTTCAGTGATTACGCTTCTGTGATGGTTCCGGTGGATTTTGCCGCTATTGCAGCCACTCTTGCTGTACTTCACTTGTTCTTCCGTAAAGACATTCCAGCCGTTTACGAACTTTCCCGACTGAAAGCACCAGCAGAAGCTATTAAAGATCCGGCAACATTCAGAACAGGCTGGATAGTGTTATTGCTTCTCTTGATAGGTTTTTTTGTGCTCGAACCTCTTGGAATCCCTGTAAGTGCTATTGCGGCAGTTGGGGCGTTAATACTCTTCCTCGTTGCTAAACGAGGGCATTCGATCAATACGGGCAAGGTGTTGCGTGGTGCGCCTTGGCAGATTGTAGTGTTCTCGCTCGGTATGTACCTGGTTGTTTATGGTCTGCGTAATGCAGGACTCACCGAACATCTTTCGGGTGTTCTAAACCAGTTTGCGGATAGAGGTCTCTGGGCCGCAACGCTGGGAACCGGCTTCTTATCTGCATTCTTGTCATCCATCATGAACAACATGCCTACTGTTTTGATTGGCGCTTTGTCGATTGATGGGAGTACGGCATCAGGGGTTATCAAGGAAGCGATGATCTATGCCAACGTGATTGGCTGCGATCTGGGGCCAAAAATCACACCTATAGGGAGCCTTGCTACGCTGCTTTGGTTACATGTCCTTGATCAGAAAAGCATAAAAATAAGTTGGGGGTATTACTTCCGGGTGGGCGTGATTATGACGCTGCCTGTGCTGTTCGTTACCCTCAGTGCGCTGGTGTTGCGCTTGTCGTTTTCCCTGTAA
- the arsC gene encoding glutaredoxin-dependent arsenate reductase, translated as MTDITIYHNPACGTSRNTLALIQNSDVEPTVILYLENPPSRDQLSELISAMGISVRALLRKNVEPYEQLGLAEDRFTDEEMIEAMLSHPILINRPIVVTPLGTRLCRPSEVVLEILPNPQKGEFIKEDGEKVVDKDGKRLI; from the coding sequence ATGACTGATATAACCATTTACCACAATCCAGCATGTGGAACATCCCGTAATACGCTGGCTTTGATTCAGAATAGCGATGTTGAACCGACCGTGATTCTCTACCTGGAAAATCCACCAAGCAGAGATCAACTTTCAGAGTTGATCAGCGCAATGGGGATCAGTGTTCGAGCATTACTGCGGAAAAATGTAGAACCATACGAGCAACTTGGTTTAGCAGAGGATCGTTTTACCGATGAAGAAATGATTGAGGCAATGCTGAGCCACCCTATTTTGATCAATCGTCCGATTGTCGTTACACCACTTGGAACGCGCCTCTGCCGTCCATCTGAGGTTGTGTTGGAGATTCTACCAAATCCTCAAAAAGGCGAGTTTATTAAAGAAGATGGTGAAAAGGTCGTTGATAAGGATGGCAAGCGACTGATTTAA
- a CDS encoding tyrosine-type recombinase/integrase has translation MAKTNAPTLEEAAAIEKVLRYRNETYADAWALNLNLALRISDLLALTYKDVAGTEIRITEGKTKKARVIPINEKAREIINRRRAAYPEDIFLFQSRSNRVKGQAARPVTRESASRAFSEAGEMVTDKNIGTHSARKCRGRALWERGVPIETISKMLNHSSPTVTMTYLDITQDEVNQTYDLNI, from the coding sequence ATGGCAAAAACAAACGCGCCAACGCTGGAAGAAGCAGCAGCAATTGAGAAGGTTTTGAGGTATCGCAATGAGACCTACGCAGACGCCTGGGCGCTTAATCTCAACCTGGCGTTACGCATTAGTGATCTGTTGGCACTGACTTATAAAGATGTTGCCGGGACGGAAATCCGCATCACAGAGGGCAAGACGAAAAAAGCGCGGGTTATCCCGATTAACGAAAAGGCGCGGGAGATTATCAACCGCCGCCGTGCGGCATATCCCGAAGATATATTCCTGTTTCAGTCCCGATCAAACCGCGTGAAGGGCCAGGCTGCGAGGCCAGTCACCAGAGAGTCAGCCAGTAGGGCATTCAGTGAGGCTGGGGAGATGGTGACGGATAAAAACATCGGGACACACAGCGCCCGCAAGTGTCGCGGGCGTGCGTTGTGGGAACGCGGTGTACCCATCGAGACAATATCCAAGATGCTGAACCACAGCAGCCCGACGGTCACCATGACGTACCTCGATATTACGCAAGACGAAGTGAATCAGACCTACGATCTGAACATTTAA
- a CDS encoding major capsid protein produces MALSSNFEYVDYSASFTNIPARNRILTNLGIFQRDTTDQFKTSLDILAQMGDTVAPAGMRFGSQWGSTPKASASNHLIELPLFPTQDIITAADVQPYRKAGSPLQASVLDAVTAKGLAHYERFAATREKMFAESLFRHRVIDMQYTADGSEILDWSDEFGIEQSTGTIYTGVAADPLESLSDEVSKMKRRAGGLASQLKGIYLFAGSNLFQKLRFNPAVRQLVQYGVLDPQGLVFNREINPAFSYFVLDSVTVVEMSDTDFYGIGADQGYLLPVFDKPLSGQSGAWTNIVGPTSRNLELAFADVVDFRIYSNTDAYKNITLSSEFSMLPVTFRPDLVTAITNDAS; encoded by the coding sequence ATGGCTCTTTCTTCCAATTTCGAATACGTAGATTATTCTGCGTCATTTACCAACATCCCGGCGCGTAACCGCATCCTGACCAACCTCGGGATTTTCCAGCGTGATACTACCGACCAGTTTAAAACCAGCCTGGATATTCTGGCCCAGATGGGCGACACCGTAGCTCCTGCTGGTATGCGTTTTGGCAGTCAGTGGGGTTCGACTCCTAAGGCGTCCGCCTCTAACCACTTGATCGAACTGCCGTTATTCCCAACGCAGGACATCATCACGGCAGCAGACGTGCAACCATACCGTAAGGCGGGATCTCCGCTACAGGCCAGCGTGCTGGATGCTGTGACCGCTAAAGGTCTGGCTCACTATGAGCGATTCGCGGCTACTCGTGAAAAGATGTTTGCTGAAAGTCTCTTCCGCCACCGCGTGATCGATATGCAGTACACGGCAGATGGTTCGGAGATCCTTGATTGGTCTGATGAGTTCGGCATTGAACAGAGCACCGGAACAATTTACACGGGTGTCGCTGCCGATCCGTTAGAGTCGCTCTCTGATGAGGTCAGCAAAATGAAACGCCGTGCGGGTGGCCTGGCCTCTCAGCTCAAGGGCATCTATCTGTTTGCGGGTTCCAACCTGTTCCAGAAACTGCGATTTAACCCAGCGGTTCGCCAACTCGTACAGTATGGTGTGCTCGATCCTCAGGGCCTGGTTTTCAACCGCGAGATTAACCCGGCATTCAGTTATTTCGTGCTGGATTCCGTCACCGTGGTTGAGATGAGCGATACCGATTTTTACGGTATTGGCGCGGATCAGGGCTATCTTCTGCCAGTGTTTGATAAGCCGCTGAGTGGTCAATCTGGAGCCTGGACGAACATTGTCGGGCCGACAAGCCGCAATCTGGAACTGGCATTCGCTGACGTGGTTGATTTCCGCATCTATTCCAACACCGATGCGTATAAAAACATTACGTTAAGCTCGGAGTTCTCAATGCTCCCGGTGACCTTCCGTCCTGACCTGGTGACAGCCATCACCAATGACGCATCGTAA
- a CDS encoding tyrosine-type recombinase/integrase: MAINNNQYLFQNKSGLWIFQIFVPKYMRHVFGHKRAWRKSTGTKDIVKARQFRNHLLIEFNKLKEKSRPDTEEKRISGAIASLYQEVSTNNEIEDRRGKPDEDKTTSPTLCEIRDEYSENYKNRRSYSTLSKSARAVEVFLATTQETDIKIDLIGRRLVTQFIRTQQERVAGQTLQNWLTCLGSLYEFALRSYDAIPEGNPFHNHNLEARRTIESYEPFELDQMQKLLDAAELEIKNIIIMGLFSGCRLDELASLKKSEIQTVDGVRCFYISKSKTKAGIRHVPIHPKLSAIVDEYLSHNCGEYLFPQANKISRADGKKGPFYSQAFTRLRRRVLPTATDRQCFHSLRGMFITCLDRAGIPEQRIGAITGHTEQKAKTEAFRTYSQGASIKELSEYVELVSYNLT; this comes from the coding sequence ATGGCGATCAACAACAATCAGTACCTTTTTCAGAACAAATCCGGGCTGTGGATTTTCCAGATCTTCGTACCTAAATACATGCGCCACGTATTCGGACATAAGCGCGCCTGGCGCAAGTCCACGGGCACAAAAGATATCGTTAAGGCCCGGCAATTCAGAAACCATCTTCTTATTGAATTCAATAAGTTGAAAGAGAAGTCAAGGCCAGATACTGAGGAGAAACGCATCTCAGGCGCTATCGCGTCTCTCTATCAGGAGGTAAGCACCAACAATGAGATCGAGGACAGACGCGGCAAGCCAGACGAGGATAAAACCACGTCCCCCACTCTTTGCGAGATCCGCGATGAGTACAGCGAAAACTACAAAAACCGTCGCTCCTACTCCACTCTGAGCAAATCAGCCCGCGCCGTGGAGGTCTTTCTTGCCACCACCCAGGAAACAGACATCAAGATCGATCTAATCGGGCGACGCTTGGTGACGCAGTTCATCAGAACACAACAAGAACGGGTTGCGGGTCAGACTTTACAGAACTGGCTAACCTGCCTGGGCAGTCTGTACGAGTTCGCTCTGAGATCTTACGATGCCATCCCCGAGGGAAACCCCTTCCACAACCACAATCTGGAAGCACGGCGTACAATCGAAAGTTACGAACCGTTCGAGCTTGACCAGATGCAAAAGCTACTTGATGCAGCAGAGCTGGAGATCAAGAACATCATCATAATGGGACTATTTTCAGGATGTCGCCTTGATGAACTGGCAAGCCTCAAGAAATCAGAGATCCAGACGGTGGACGGTGTGCGCTGTTTCTACATTTCGAAGTCAAAGACGAAAGCAGGGATCAGACATGTGCCGATTCACCCTAAGCTATCCGCGATTGTCGATGAATACCTGAGTCATAATTGCGGCGAATATCTATTCCCACAGGCTAACAAGATTAGCCGCGCTGACGGCAAGAAAGGCCCCTTCTATTCTCAAGCGTTCACCAGGCTACGCCGCCGTGTATTGCCTACCGCTACAGATCGGCAATGCTTCCACAGCTTGCGCGGGATGTTCATCACCTGCTTAGACCGTGCTGGAATTCCTGAGCAAAGAATTGGGGCCATCACCGGACACACTGAACAGAAGGCGAAAACGGAAGCCTTCCGCACCTACAGCCAGGGGGCCAGCATCAAGGAGCTATCAGAATATGTCGAGTTGGTGTCTTATAACCTTACTTAA
- a CDS encoding LacI family DNA-binding transcriptional regulator, whose product MLKAVRVRDIAQKSGVSVGAVSLALNNRPGLSDETRQRIMQTAKELGYDFSRLQDSKIKKILFILHRQHNTTNAMSFYSPLLLSVENACSGRSIALSFLVIGPTDNIQQQVLQHAPDALLCVGFIEPEIMAEIRQMSLPLVLVDHAIPGMRSINPDNYQGSMLVTKHLIERGYKRIAFMASSLAHYSIRQRERGYRQALFEAGMLMSPDYEVTAPSLTELTQSLEYALDELMALPEPPDALFCYNDAAAIVALNYCQSKGIRVPEDLAIAGFDDIELAGHVNPALTTLAIDRITLGKRAVEMLLSSSESENELLPVKLIVRTSA is encoded by the coding sequence ATGCTGAAGGCTGTCAGAGTCAGAGACATTGCTCAAAAATCAGGGGTATCGGTTGGCGCGGTTTCACTCGCACTGAACAATCGTCCGGGTTTGAGCGATGAAACCAGGCAACGCATTATGCAAACGGCCAAAGAGCTCGGCTATGACTTTTCCCGGCTACAGGACAGCAAGATAAAAAAGATTCTCTTCATTCTTCACAGACAGCACAACACGACGAATGCGATGAGTTTCTATTCCCCTCTCCTGCTCTCAGTCGAAAACGCTTGCAGCGGACGCAGCATAGCCCTGAGTTTTCTGGTTATTGGGCCGACCGATAACATTCAACAGCAAGTGTTGCAGCATGCCCCTGATGCACTGCTTTGCGTAGGCTTTATTGAACCGGAGATCATGGCAGAGATAAGACAAATGTCTTTGCCTCTTGTCCTTGTCGATCATGCGATTCCTGGCATGAGAAGTATTAACCCGGATAACTACCAGGGCAGCATGCTGGTCACAAAACATCTCATTGAGCGGGGATATAAGCGGATTGCTTTTATGGCGAGTAGTCTTGCGCATTACAGCATCCGGCAAAGGGAACGCGGCTATCGACAGGCGTTGTTTGAGGCCGGAATGCTGATGTCGCCCGACTACGAAGTGACAGCCCCATCATTAACCGAGCTAACTCAATCTCTGGAATATGCCCTCGATGAACTGATGGCGCTACCGGAGCCACCGGACGCCCTATTTTGCTACAACGATGCTGCGGCAATTGTGGCGCTGAACTATTGTCAGTCAAAAGGGATTAGGGTTCCGGAAGATCTGGCGATTGCGGGTTTTGATGATATTGAGCTAGCCGGCCATGTAAATCCTGCGCTGACTACGCTTGCCATAGACAGAATCACCCTGGGGAAACGAGCCGTAGAAATGCTGCTGTCATCGTCAGAAAGTGAAAATGAGCTGTTGCCGGTTAAACTGATCGTTCGCACAAGCGCTTGA
- a CDS encoding ROK family protein codes for MGLDIGGTKTEAVILDDCGKVLTTKRIATVKGDYSAFLTSLVNFIQEMRNLVPEPVSIGICLPGTEDAATGLIKNSNIVVINQHPLMHDLERLLEQPVAWDNDANCFTLSEATDGAGAQARSVFGAILGTGCGGGLCMDKTLWRGHNGNAGEWGHNPLPLYNERDDGPPVKCYCGRFNCTESFISGTGLARQFGLIQGSSLDAKGVFALIEQENTAAVALYRTFLDQLARSLASVINICDPNIIVVGGGVSRYPAIFSHLTESVSRYVFNTSCSTPIVPAMHGDSSGVRGAAWLGRDVAHRLG; via the coding sequence ATGGGACTGGATATTGGTGGGACCAAAACGGAAGCCGTCATTCTGGACGATTGCGGAAAGGTACTGACGACGAAGCGAATCGCCACCGTTAAGGGTGACTACAGTGCGTTTCTGACCTCGCTGGTGAACTTTATTCAGGAGATGCGCAACTTGGTTCCGGAACCTGTCAGCATCGGTATTTGCCTGCCAGGCACCGAAGATGCCGCAACGGGGCTTATCAAAAATTCAAATATCGTGGTCATCAACCAGCATCCGTTGATGCATGATCTTGAGCGCTTACTCGAACAACCGGTTGCCTGGGATAATGACGCGAACTGTTTCACGCTGTCAGAAGCCACCGATGGCGCGGGGGCGCAAGCGAGAAGCGTGTTTGGTGCCATCCTCGGAACAGGCTGTGGCGGTGGGCTTTGTATGGATAAAACCCTCTGGCGCGGCCACAACGGCAATGCCGGAGAATGGGGACATAATCCTCTGCCGCTTTATAACGAGCGTGACGATGGCCCTCCCGTAAAATGCTATTGCGGTAGGTTTAATTGCACGGAGTCGTTTATTTCAGGAACCGGATTGGCGCGTCAGTTTGGGTTAATCCAGGGCAGTTCACTGGATGCGAAGGGAGTATTCGCGCTCATCGAGCAGGAAAACACAGCGGCAGTGGCGCTTTATCGCACGTTCCTCGACCAACTCGCCCGATCCCTGGCCTCGGTTATCAACATTTGTGACCCGAATATTATTGTTGTTGGCGGTGGAGTTTCACGCTACCCGGCGATATTCAGCCATCTTACGGAGAGTGTGAGCCGCTACGTATTCAATACTTCCTGTTCAACGCCAATCGTACCCGCCATGCACGGGGATAGTAGCGGCGTGCGTGGTGCGGCATGGTTAGGGCGTGATGTGGCCCATAGACTGGGTTAA
- a CDS encoding glycoside hydrolase family 1 protein yields MNLKAEFLSFPEGFWWGSAWSAEQAEGRGNTGKGRTQWDMSWDAHPNRFYHGVNTEVTTDFFNRYVDDIQLMKQTGHNSFRLSISWARMFPQGTGEVSAEAVTFYRAMLSEMVAQDIKPFANLYHFDMPEEMMKIGGWENRAVVDAYVNFCATCFREFGDLVCHWFTFNEPLGPVLGGYMEDFHYPNVIDFKRGVQVGFNTILASSLAIKAFKEQQSIDKNRSSKIGIILNLSPTYPRSENPLDVEAAEYADLFYNRSFLDPSVKGTFPAKLVETLRLHDLMPCHTEQDLCDIRENTVQILGLNYYEPRRVKARTHAVNPRSPFMPEWYFESYVMPGRKFNPHRGWEIYEQGIYDLCIDIRDNYGNIESFISESGMGVSNEERFMRDGQVQDDYRIGFIQNHLAYLHQAITDGCNIKGYHLWTFIDCWSWINAYKNRYGLVSLDLDTQQRTIKKSGEFYQALSRDNGFRFNGLYVDF; encoded by the coding sequence ATGAATCTCAAAGCTGAATTTTTATCTTTCCCAGAAGGTTTCTGGTGGGGTAGCGCCTGGTCTGCTGAGCAGGCAGAGGGCCGTGGCAATACGGGCAAAGGGCGTACTCAGTGGGATATGTCGTGGGATGCGCATCCAAATCGTTTCTATCATGGTGTGAATACCGAGGTTACGACGGATTTTTTCAATCGCTATGTCGATGATATCCAGCTGATGAAGCAAACCGGTCATAACTCGTTCCGTCTGTCGATTTCCTGGGCGCGTATGTTCCCGCAGGGCACTGGTGAAGTCAGCGCTGAAGCGGTGACGTTTTATCGCGCCATGCTCAGTGAGATGGTGGCGCAAGATATCAAGCCATTTGCCAACCTGTACCACTTCGATATGCCAGAAGAAATGATGAAAATAGGCGGATGGGAAAACCGCGCCGTCGTTGATGCCTACGTCAATTTCTGCGCCACCTGCTTCCGTGAATTCGGCGATCTGGTCTGCCATTGGTTTACGTTTAACGAGCCTTTAGGGCCAGTGTTGGGCGGGTACATGGAAGATTTCCATTATCCCAACGTTATCGACTTTAAACGTGGCGTACAGGTGGGTTTCAACACGATTCTTGCCAGTTCCCTTGCCATTAAAGCGTTCAAAGAACAGCAGAGTATTGATAAAAATCGCAGTAGCAAAATTGGCATCATCCTTAACCTCAGCCCGACCTATCCCCGCAGTGAAAATCCGTTGGATGTAGAGGCGGCGGAATACGCAGACCTGTTCTACAACCGCAGTTTCCTCGACCCGTCAGTTAAAGGGACTTTCCCGGCCAAACTGGTTGAGACGCTGCGTCTGCATGACCTCATGCCTTGTCATACTGAGCAGGATTTATGTGATATCCGCGAGAACACCGTCCAGATTTTAGGTCTCAACTACTACGAACCACGGCGGGTGAAAGCGCGTACTCACGCTGTTAATCCTCGCTCCCCGTTTATGCCTGAATGGTATTTCGAAAGTTACGTCATGCCTGGCCGTAAATTCAATCCTCATCGCGGATGGGAAATCTACGAGCAGGGTATTTACGATCTGTGCATCGACATCCGGGACAACTACGGCAACATTGAATCCTTCATCTCTGAAAGCGGAATGGGGGTCTCAAACGAAGAGCGTTTCATGCGCGACGGACAGGTGCAGGACGACTATCGCATCGGTTTTATCCAGAACCATCTGGCTTACCTCCACCAGGCTATTACTGACGGCTGCAACATTAAAGGCTATCACCTGTGGACCTTTATTGACTGCTGGTCATGGATTAACGCCTACAAAAACCGTTACGGGCTGGTCAGTCTTGATCTGGATACGCAGCAGCGCACCATCAAGAAAAGCGGTGAGTTTTATCAGGCATTGAGCCGGGACAATGGCTTTCGTTTCAACGGACTGTACGTGGACTTTTGA
- a CDS encoding PTS sugar transporter subunit IIC, giving the protein MKLLDQAVNVAQRIGGQVHLRSLRDAFATLMPFFVLAGLMVLINNTLIKPDGILSGVISNDHLAHWQQVGNSIVNGSLNFISVLIAGAIAYHLCQNKGYADPIAPVLLSIATVVIFMPESIQLTDVLTQKGVTVTGGISFASTGSAGMFVGILTGLVVTSLFIRLANAKRLQVNISGGAIPPAVVRSFNTLIPIMLTMIAFALFSFAVQSLSGMDVNTLIATLIQQPLKSVTTSLPGFLLITTVANLFFSVGIHQGVISGALLDPFLLNNMQENTLAFAQHQDIPNIICMAFKDTFGVMGGSGNTIALLIAIYLFSRKADYRDIAKLSTAPCLFNISEPIIFGLPIVFNPVLIIPFVLAPVISLTTAYYATAWGWINHVTVQIPWTTPPIISGFLATGGDWRASALQAVLIAITVCFYLPFLKFAERVALAQAASSQG; this is encoded by the coding sequence ATGAAATTACTCGATCAAGCAGTGAACGTCGCCCAGCGTATCGGCGGCCAGGTTCATTTGCGCTCATTACGCGATGCGTTTGCCACCCTGATGCCGTTCTTTGTATTGGCGGGTCTGATGGTACTCATCAATAACACCCTTATTAAACCTGACGGGATACTTTCCGGGGTTATCAGTAACGACCATCTCGCTCACTGGCAGCAGGTGGGGAATTCTATCGTTAATGGCTCGCTTAACTTTATTTCGGTGCTGATAGCCGGGGCGATTGCCTATCACCTTTGCCAAAATAAGGGGTATGCGGACCCCATCGCGCCGGTTTTGCTCTCTATTGCTACGGTTGTCATTTTCATGCCGGAAAGCATTCAGTTGACCGACGTACTGACGCAAAAAGGCGTGACCGTAACGGGCGGGATTTCATTTGCTTCTACCGGTTCTGCCGGGATGTTCGTCGGGATCCTGACTGGCCTTGTGGTGACATCACTGTTCATCCGCCTGGCGAATGCCAAACGTTTACAGGTGAATATCAGCGGCGGGGCGATTCCCCCGGCCGTGGTGCGATCCTTCAACACGCTCATCCCTATTATGTTGACGATGATCGCGTTTGCATTGTTTTCCTTTGCGGTGCAGAGCCTTAGCGGCATGGACGTCAACACGCTAATCGCAACGTTGATTCAGCAACCCCTGAAATCCGTGACGACCAGCTTGCCAGGATTCCTGCTGATTACTACGGTGGCGAACCTCTTCTTCTCCGTGGGAATACACCAGGGCGTAATCTCGGGCGCATTGCTGGACCCTTTCCTGTTAAACAACATGCAGGAAAACACCCTCGCTTTTGCTCAACACCAGGATATCCCCAACATCATCTGCATGGCATTTAAAGACACGTTTGGGGTGATGGGGGGATCGGGGAATACCATTGCGTTGCTTATCGCCATTTACCTCTTCAGCCGAAAGGCGGATTACCGCGACATTGCCAAGCTCTCTACCGCACCATGCCTGTTCAATATCAGTGAGCCGATTATTTTTGGCCTGCCAATCGTGTTTAACCCGGTGCTGATCATCCCGTTCGTCCTCGCCCCCGTCATCAGCTTAACGACGGCGTATTACGCGACCGCCTGGGGCTGGATTAACCATGTGACGGTGCAGATCCCCTGGACTACACCCCCGATTATCTCTGGATTTCTGGCAACGGGTGGCGACTGGCGCGCATCTGCTCTGCAGGCCGTGTTAATTGCCATCACCGTTTGCTTCTATCTGCCGTTCCTCAAGTTTGCCGAGCGCGTTGCACTGGCGCAGGCTGCATCGTCCCAAGGATAA
- a CDS encoding PTS sugar transporter subunit IIB → MIKIMLVCNAGMSTSMLMNKMVEAAKLQEIEAEIWAIPDAKLNEEWKKADVILLGPQVSYLKSRVETVTAGSVPVEAIPMLDYGRMNGPAVLAMAVNMKK, encoded by the coding sequence ATGATTAAAATAATGCTCGTTTGTAACGCCGGAATGTCTACCAGTATGCTGATGAATAAAATGGTTGAGGCGGCAAAGCTGCAAGAAATTGAAGCTGAGATCTGGGCTATTCCTGACGCAAAGCTCAATGAAGAATGGAAAAAAGCTGACGTCATTTTGCTGGGGCCGCAGGTGAGCTATCTTAAATCGCGCGTCGAAACGGTCACTGCGGGAAGCGTTCCAGTGGAAGCGATTCCTATGTTGGATTATGGCCGCATGAACGGGCCAGCCGTGCTGGCCATGGCCGTCAACATGAAAAAATAA